Proteins encoded by one window of Myxococcus guangdongensis:
- a CDS encoding VIT domain-containing protein, producing MRVSRLSTAALLLCLAVVGCERTASTAPPAPPKPATTPESFAKAGLAAPTTVSGVVDPGEVDVAELRDALANPTLLDDDTMERLLNNLRAESGLSLSEAEAPVEGRPPPRPGALQAPPPPPASPAPREVPAVASSLDVPPTDSVARPAPTRSREALQVIRGSSGGGGPETQEPSKKERADGSPPPTNLPTPVLPKVDAAPRAAKVLVRDESGRYQPLKTRAIRVVTYIQGARARTVVDHLFENDTTRALEGTFYYPLPGGASVAGFALYSGAVDANGPSLFQSSDLLPALGDGTANLEQLTAAAPPSPKGAKRSWGEVQEARVVEQKRAREVYEDIVRDNVDPALLEWAGASTFSARVFPLPPRSLKRVVIAYEQTLIHDGRHLRYTWPLPTGAGTEVQVSARVHVDPTQVKDDLVSPVASGSGRKLGAWRVHDWPRLKGDGALSVALAPKDGDADVLVGKDDAGLPGQAFHARVRLPAKLTSTAEGPPTGRAVLVVDTSLSTEDGNAWALQAATLRALLEKDSTLNEYAVLLFDVRPRWLHGTGWRTNDAARRQETFSELERVFLEGASHVDGMLTELDRAGADWLKPAQPGARVTALLLSDGNVTWGPSTIESLISRHTSAESLRWVTYRFGEAAVNTELFDALARASGGRGVSVLSGAQVDVAATAHRASPVVLSRVEVKGAPVKDLVIAGRPHLVFPGQELLVAGRLPEAGAAALVVATRVGDVEKTLEVPLPRDTDSAFAPRAWADLFVSRLVSLDDVRLDRMVVALSQHYHLANARASMLVLETAAEYTRFALRDERVELNDLELLRKREQDQRRDALVGLDMDAVPKSGRAVVDALTLQRAVLAPSHPRQPLRDEPYAGGEARLTAELAYRKARRENRDDVTLYEGIARERAFAGDTGGAVRALSSPVELRPKDPEALRLVGYGLLALGQYAAATELFEHLRLSRTFEGQAYLEEALALDAAGRYAEAARNYEILLARPFPRHPGELRLVASYHYGRMLSALARHPRAEPIVQELRARLAELGKPETSGMYGDAFSRAPIGYQLTTHWNSDQTDIDLWVIEPDGERCYYQHKQTRLGGQLYWDITDGLGPELYHARKLVPGPYHVVVHFYGHRAPKLAVPTAVLLVSDRNVFSVDEPTQRRFQLRILPKKDAKLLLRREEFIPRKTAAIATQPTP from the coding sequence ATGCGCGTCTCGCGACTGTCGACCGCCGCCCTGTTGCTATGTCTCGCCGTGGTGGGTTGTGAGCGCACGGCCTCCACGGCCCCGCCCGCGCCTCCCAAACCCGCGACGACGCCCGAGAGCTTCGCCAAGGCGGGCCTCGCCGCGCCCACGACGGTGTCCGGTGTCGTCGACCCGGGAGAGGTGGATGTCGCGGAGCTTCGCGACGCCCTCGCGAACCCCACGCTCCTCGACGATGACACGATGGAGCGCCTGCTCAACAACCTGCGAGCCGAGAGCGGATTGTCTCTCAGCGAAGCCGAGGCGCCTGTCGAAGGCAGGCCGCCGCCCAGGCCAGGGGCCCTCCAAGCGCCCCCGCCACCTCCCGCCTCACCCGCGCCCCGGGAGGTCCCCGCCGTGGCCTCCTCCCTCGACGTGCCACCGACGGACTCCGTGGCCCGCCCCGCCCCCACCCGTTCCCGTGAAGCCCTCCAGGTCATCCGCGGAAGCAGCGGTGGTGGCGGACCCGAGACGCAGGAGCCCTCCAAGAAGGAGCGGGCCGACGGCTCGCCACCTCCCACGAACCTGCCCACGCCCGTGCTGCCCAAGGTGGACGCGGCGCCTCGCGCGGCCAAGGTGCTGGTGCGCGACGAGTCTGGCCGCTACCAGCCGCTGAAGACCCGCGCGATTCGCGTCGTCACGTACATCCAGGGTGCCCGCGCGCGCACCGTGGTGGACCACCTCTTCGAGAACGACACGACCCGCGCGCTCGAAGGCACCTTCTACTACCCGCTGCCCGGAGGCGCGTCCGTCGCGGGCTTCGCGCTCTACTCCGGCGCGGTGGACGCGAACGGCCCTTCCCTCTTCCAGTCCTCGGACCTCTTGCCCGCGCTGGGGGACGGCACCGCGAACCTGGAGCAGCTCACCGCCGCCGCCCCGCCCAGTCCGAAGGGCGCGAAGCGCTCGTGGGGCGAGGTGCAGGAGGCCCGCGTCGTCGAGCAGAAGCGCGCCCGCGAGGTCTACGAGGACATCGTCCGCGACAACGTCGACCCGGCCCTGCTCGAGTGGGCGGGCGCCTCCACGTTCAGCGCCCGCGTCTTCCCGCTGCCGCCCCGCTCGCTCAAGCGCGTGGTCATCGCCTACGAGCAGACGCTCATCCACGACGGCCGACACCTGCGCTACACGTGGCCCCTCCCCACCGGCGCGGGCACGGAGGTCCAGGTCTCCGCGCGCGTGCACGTGGACCCGACGCAGGTGAAGGACGATCTCGTCTCCCCCGTCGCCTCGGGCAGCGGGCGCAAGCTCGGCGCATGGCGGGTGCACGACTGGCCCCGACTGAAGGGTGACGGAGCGCTGTCCGTCGCGCTCGCGCCGAAGGACGGCGACGCGGACGTGTTGGTGGGCAAGGACGATGCGGGACTTCCGGGCCAGGCCTTCCATGCCCGCGTCCGACTGCCCGCGAAGCTGACGTCGACGGCCGAGGGCCCTCCCACCGGGCGCGCCGTCCTGGTGGTGGACACCTCCCTCTCCACCGAGGACGGGAACGCCTGGGCGCTCCAGGCCGCCACCCTGCGCGCGCTCCTGGAGAAGGACTCCACGCTGAACGAGTACGCGGTGCTCCTCTTCGACGTGCGCCCCCGTTGGCTGCACGGCACGGGCTGGCGGACGAACGACGCCGCCCGTCGTCAGGAGACGTTCTCCGAGCTGGAGCGCGTGTTCCTGGAGGGCGCGTCGCACGTGGACGGGATGCTGACGGAGCTGGACCGGGCCGGCGCGGACTGGCTCAAGCCCGCCCAGCCCGGAGCGCGCGTGACGGCCCTCCTGCTGTCGGACGGCAACGTCACCTGGGGCCCGAGCACCATCGAGTCCCTCATCTCCCGGCACACCAGCGCGGAGTCGCTGCGGTGGGTGACGTACCGCTTCGGAGAGGCCGCGGTGAACACGGAGCTGTTCGATGCGCTCGCGCGGGCCAGCGGAGGCCGGGGCGTGTCGGTGCTCTCCGGGGCCCAGGTGGACGTCGCCGCGACGGCGCACCGGGCCAGTCCCGTCGTCCTCTCCCGCGTGGAGGTGAAGGGCGCGCCCGTGAAGGACCTGGTCATCGCCGGCCGTCCGCACCTGGTGTTCCCGGGCCAGGAGCTGCTCGTGGCCGGACGGCTGCCGGAGGCTGGGGCCGCGGCGCTCGTGGTGGCCACCCGCGTGGGCGACGTGGAGAAGACGCTCGAGGTGCCCCTGCCTCGCGACACGGACAGCGCGTTCGCGCCTCGCGCCTGGGCGGACCTCTTCGTCTCCCGACTCGTCTCGCTGGACGACGTGCGCCTGGACCGGATGGTGGTGGCGCTCAGCCAGCACTACCACCTGGCCAACGCGCGCGCGTCCATGCTCGTGCTCGAGACGGCGGCCGAGTACACGCGCTTCGCCCTGCGCGATGAGCGCGTGGAGCTGAACGACCTGGAGCTTTTGCGCAAGCGGGAGCAGGACCAGCGCCGGGACGCGCTCGTGGGGCTGGACATGGACGCGGTCCCCAAGTCGGGGCGCGCGGTGGTGGACGCCCTGACGCTGCAGCGCGCGGTCCTCGCGCCCTCGCACCCGCGCCAGCCCTTGCGCGACGAGCCCTACGCGGGCGGCGAGGCCCGCCTCACCGCGGAGCTTGCGTACCGCAAGGCGCGACGGGAGAACCGGGACGATGTGACGCTGTACGAAGGCATCGCCCGGGAGCGCGCCTTCGCCGGTGACACCGGGGGCGCAGTGCGGGCCCTCTCCTCCCCCGTGGAGCTGCGCCCCAAGGACCCGGAGGCGCTGCGGCTGGTGGGCTATGGCCTGCTCGCCCTGGGCCAGTACGCCGCGGCGACGGAGCTGTTCGAACACCTGCGGCTCAGCCGCACCTTCGAGGGACAGGCCTACCTGGAAGAGGCGCTCGCGCTGGACGCCGCGGGCCGCTACGCCGAGGCCGCGCGCAACTACGAAATCCTGCTCGCCCGCCCCTTCCCGCGGCACCCCGGTGAGCTGCGGCTGGTCGCGAGCTACCACTACGGCCGGATGCTCTCCGCGCTGGCGCGACACCCGCGCGCGGAGCCCATCGTCCAGGAGCTGCGCGCGCGCCTCGCCGAGCTTGGGAAACCCGAGACGTCGGGCATGTATGGCGACGCCTTCTCCCGCGCGCCCATCGGTTATCAGCTCACCACGCACTGGAACTCGGACCAGACGGACATCGACCTGTGGGTCATCGAGCCCGACGGCGAGCGCTGCTACTACCAGCACAAGCAGACGCGGCTCGGAGGCCAGCTCTACTGGGACATCACCGATGGGCTGGGGCCGGAGCTGTACCACGCGCGCAAGCTGGTACCGGGGCCCTACCATGTCGTGGTGCACTTCTACGGGCACCGCGCCCCCAAGCTCGCCGTGCCCACGGCCGTGCTGCTGGTGAGCGACAGGAATGTGTTCTCTGTCGACGAGCCCACTCAGCGCCGGTTCCAGCTGCGCATCCTCCCGAAGAAGGATGCGAAGCTGCTCCTGCGCCGCGAGGAGTTCATCCCTCGCAAGACGGCGGCCATCGCCACCCAGCCCACCCCCTGA
- the ypfJ gene encoding KPN_02809 family neutral zinc metallopeptidase, whose protein sequence is MRWQGGRRSSNVEDRRGAGLGRPLAVGGGAASLVVALLVMLLGGDPSVVTTPSGGRGPSSDDGTGGSGVPDDPRQAQLKDFVSVILADTEDTWPGLLEPHGVEYVDPRLVLFTGAVRSACGFQESAVGPFYCPPDQRVYLDLDFFDELDRRFGAPGDFAQAYVVAHEVGHHVQNLLGISRQVQAARQRASPEDGNALSVLQELQADCFAGIWAHHAQRERQILEPGDVEEGLGAASAIGDDTLQRRAQGHVVPESFTHGSSAQRVEWFKRGLTQGTLEACDTFGAQSVPRRRR, encoded by the coding sequence ATGCGGTGGCAGGGAGGACGTCGCAGCTCCAATGTGGAGGACCGGCGAGGGGCGGGGTTGGGGCGCCCGCTCGCGGTGGGCGGCGGGGCGGCGTCGCTGGTGGTGGCGCTGCTGGTGATGTTGCTCGGAGGAGACCCCTCGGTCGTCACCACGCCGAGCGGTGGACGCGGGCCGTCCAGCGACGACGGCACGGGCGGCTCGGGCGTGCCCGATGACCCTCGGCAGGCCCAGCTCAAGGACTTCGTCTCCGTCATCCTCGCGGACACGGAGGACACCTGGCCGGGCCTGCTGGAGCCTCACGGTGTCGAGTACGTGGACCCGCGCCTGGTGCTCTTCACCGGCGCGGTGCGCTCGGCCTGCGGCTTCCAGGAGAGCGCGGTGGGGCCCTTCTACTGTCCGCCGGACCAGCGCGTGTACCTGGACCTGGACTTCTTCGACGAGCTGGACCGCCGCTTCGGCGCGCCCGGCGACTTCGCGCAGGCCTACGTGGTGGCGCACGAGGTGGGGCACCACGTGCAGAACCTGCTGGGCATCTCCCGTCAGGTGCAGGCCGCGCGGCAGCGTGCGTCGCCGGAGGATGGCAACGCGCTGTCGGTGCTCCAGGAGCTCCAGGCGGACTGCTTCGCCGGCATCTGGGCGCACCATGCCCAGCGCGAGCGACAGATTCTGGAGCCGGGTGACGTGGAGGAGGGACTGGGGGCCGCGTCCGCCATCGGCGACGACACGCTCCAGCGCCGCGCCCAGGGACATGTCGTCCCCGAGTCCTTCACCCACGGCTCGTCCGCGCAGCGCGTCGAGTGGTTCAAGCGGGGCCTGACGCAGGGCACGCTCGAGGCGTGCGACACCTTCGGGGCGCAATCCGTTCCACGCCGTCGTCGCTGA
- a CDS encoding M16 family metallopeptidase codes for MGLLCVVLGACSTLPQRGQVVMRDVSFPLRDFRMPSGLRVVVEQDARAPVVAMVALVGVGGSGDPTGKEGLAHVVEHLAFRARHAGSPSVSTRLEDAAAGYSNAFTSLDHTVYQWVAPKQSLDMLVKMEGQRLSAPLSGVTPETFAVEREVVRNELRQRNETGFVGQVFSWVHASAYAPEHPYSRPIIGTHDSLTALSLADAQRFARTHYRPDNTTLVIAGDVDLARVEAVLLDNLPPEWVGTGAPLAVDSRMPPVSEPSPRAAPAQMPEYQAAVGSPELYISWVLPRSFDEASAIHDFVRVNLGRSLGGSMRRDGDIAGFSTLLLPGTRASLLVVRVVLTQGSHPRKSADNMLDEVQWTWSQAPGHAGAVLGREYDFQALRRNVITGMVLESEELLSRTVRRAELTHFMLDARGYTRSQRALMTLDGGKVTDFAYKWLQRERARIILVRPGGSGGAVVAAPVALPEEPPASAQSERVTQAAQAALSAPVRTLKLDNGMEVLLAPRPGLPVVRVGAVLGGGRTYGPKSGVAEMADYGAFRESWFEGNASHWGLHVFGGMRRDHQRFEVAGTSGNVGNMLAMLAEQLSSTRTSYDAWRFLQEQVVPWRKTLDSHPEERAQRDLMQLLYEPHPYARHATGEALSQVSEEDMMAWIRDVYRPANTVVVIAGEFDAATVEPLVREYLGGWKHGPTSPVEVPAAPGLPSPAAKPRTLVTSRPGATQGHLQLACRLPTATPEAEARYDVMAELVGRRSFDLVRARQDASYGFSASTWLGRGGAAHLLVEGLVDAARMAEGAKAVQDTLASFARGVDEAELARARKRLLSRDAVSFISSESWVQSLLDARVRGFPAESLAQRPAHLQAVTAEQVRQEFDGCLKRLVVGVVADKDRVQPMLQALSTP; via the coding sequence GTGGGATTGCTCTGCGTCGTGTTGGGCGCGTGCTCCACGTTGCCGCAGCGGGGGCAGGTGGTGATGCGGGACGTGTCCTTCCCGCTGCGCGACTTCCGCATGCCGTCGGGGTTGCGCGTGGTGGTGGAGCAGGACGCGCGCGCGCCGGTGGTGGCGATGGTGGCCCTGGTGGGCGTGGGGGGCTCCGGCGACCCGACGGGCAAGGAGGGCCTGGCGCACGTGGTGGAGCACCTGGCCTTCCGCGCGCGTCACGCAGGCAGCCCCTCGGTGTCGACCCGGCTGGAGGACGCGGCGGCGGGTTACTCGAATGCCTTCACCAGCCTGGACCACACCGTGTACCAGTGGGTGGCGCCCAAGCAGTCGTTGGACATGCTCGTGAAGATGGAGGGACAGCGACTGTCCGCGCCCCTCTCCGGGGTCACGCCCGAGACCTTCGCGGTGGAGCGCGAGGTGGTGCGTAACGAGCTTCGCCAGCGCAACGAGACGGGCTTCGTGGGTCAGGTCTTCAGCTGGGTGCACGCGTCCGCCTATGCGCCGGAGCACCCGTATTCGCGGCCCATCATCGGCACGCACGACTCGTTGACGGCCCTGTCCCTGGCGGACGCGCAGCGCTTCGCGCGGACCCACTACCGGCCGGACAACACGACGCTGGTCATCGCCGGAGACGTGGACCTGGCGAGGGTGGAGGCGGTGCTGCTCGACAACCTTCCGCCGGAGTGGGTGGGCACCGGGGCCCCGCTGGCGGTGGACTCGCGCATGCCGCCCGTGTCCGAGCCGTCCCCGCGCGCCGCGCCCGCGCAGATGCCCGAGTATCAGGCCGCCGTCGGCTCCCCGGAGCTGTACATCTCCTGGGTGCTGCCGCGCTCCTTCGACGAGGCGAGCGCCATCCATGACTTCGTGCGGGTGAACCTGGGCCGCAGCCTGGGGGGCTCCATGCGACGGGACGGGGACATCGCCGGGTTCTCCACCCTGCTGCTGCCCGGCACGCGCGCGTCGCTGCTGGTGGTGCGGGTGGTGCTCACCCAGGGCAGCCACCCGCGCAAGTCGGCGGACAACATGTTGGATGAGGTCCAGTGGACGTGGAGCCAGGCGCCCGGCCACGCGGGGGCGGTGCTCGGCCGCGAGTACGACTTCCAGGCCCTGCGCCGCAACGTCATCACCGGCATGGTGCTGGAGTCCGAGGAGCTGCTGTCGCGCACCGTGCGACGCGCGGAGCTGACGCACTTCATGCTGGATGCGCGCGGGTACACGCGCTCGCAGCGGGCGTTGATGACGCTCGACGGCGGCAAGGTGACGGACTTCGCCTACAAGTGGCTCCAGCGCGAGCGCGCGCGCATCATCCTCGTGCGGCCCGGTGGGTCGGGCGGTGCGGTGGTGGCCGCTCCCGTGGCGCTGCCGGAGGAGCCGCCGGCGAGCGCTCAGTCGGAGCGAGTCACCCAGGCGGCTCAGGCCGCGCTGTCCGCGCCGGTGCGGACGCTGAAGCTGGACAACGGGATGGAGGTGCTGCTCGCGCCCCGTCCAGGCCTGCCCGTGGTGCGCGTGGGCGCGGTGCTGGGCGGCGGGCGCACGTACGGGCCCAAGTCGGGCGTGGCGGAGATGGCGGATTATGGCGCCTTCCGCGAGTCCTGGTTCGAGGGCAACGCGAGCCACTGGGGCCTGCATGTGTTCGGCGGGATGCGGAGAGATCATCAGCGCTTCGAGGTGGCCGGGACGTCCGGCAACGTCGGCAACATGCTCGCGATGCTGGCCGAGCAGCTCTCCTCCACGCGGACCTCGTATGACGCGTGGCGGTTCCTGCAGGAGCAGGTGGTGCCGTGGCGCAAGACATTGGACTCGCACCCGGAGGAGCGCGCGCAGCGCGACCTGATGCAACTGCTCTACGAGCCGCACCCCTACGCGCGCCACGCCACGGGTGAGGCGCTGTCCCAGGTGTCGGAGGAGGACATGATGGCCTGGATTCGGGACGTCTACCGCCCGGCCAACACGGTGGTGGTCATCGCGGGTGAGTTCGACGCGGCGACGGTGGAGCCGCTGGTGCGCGAGTACCTGGGCGGCTGGAAGCACGGGCCGACCTCGCCGGTGGAGGTGCCCGCCGCGCCGGGGCTGCCGTCGCCCGCCGCGAAGCCCCGGACGCTCGTGACGTCCAGGCCCGGCGCGACGCAGGGCCACCTGCAGCTGGCGTGTCGGCTGCCCACGGCCACGCCCGAGGCCGAGGCGCGCTACGACGTGATGGCGGAGCTGGTGGGCCGGCGCAGCTTCGACCTGGTGCGCGCGCGGCAGGACGCGTCCTACGGCTTCAGCGCCAGCACGTGGCTGGGACGCGGTGGTGCCGCGCATCTGCTGGTGGAGGGCCTGGTGGACGCGGCGCGGATGGCGGAGGGCGCGAAGGCCGTGCAGGACACGCTCGCGTCGTTCGCCCGGGGCGTGGACGAGGCGGAGCTCGCGCGCGCCAGGAAGCGCCTGCTCTCGCGGGACGCGGTGTCGTTCATCTCCTCCGAGTCGTGGGTCCAGTCGCTCCTGGACGCGCGCGTGCGAGGCTTCCCCGCGGAGTCGCTGGCCCAGCGCCCCGCGCACCTCCAGGCGGTGACGGCCGAGCAGGTGAGGCAGGAGTTCGACGGCTGCCTGAAGCGTCTGGTGGTGGGCGTCGTCGCGGACAAGGACCGGGTGCAGCCGATGCTCCAGGCCCTGTCCACGCCCTGA
- a CDS encoding GMC family oxidoreductase: MTGRIWTGDELTEDSTLTCDVCVVGSGAGGGVLGLELARRGLDVVMLEEGGYHTRRDFDLKEAKAYATFYQEGGNRATDDLSIGIYQGRTVGGGTAVNWCACFRTPPEILEHWRDAHGVKGLDSATLAPHWDWLEERLNIRDWPIEQANRNNRILWDGLGALGYGRGTVKRNVRACASLGACGLGCPTDAKQSTLVTLIPEAVERGMRLYANVSARRLETKGGRVTAVHGDILDPRTNRPTGKKLTVKAKVTAVCGGALNSPGLLLRSGLTGRGRVGKRLFLHPVVVSNARFRERVEAYSGAPLTVYSRQFIDRGQGRMGWLLEVPPLLPLLSAVALNGFGAGHQDLMAGLPHANALISICLDGVQPGDEGGTVALRGAGEYSRFKVDYPLGELHWEAFREALKVAARIQFAAGAEVVLSPHSKPVVMRSEQDIPLLDDAPYAPLECSVLSAHQMGGCAMGGNPETSVVDSTLRYWDSDNLFVVDGSVFPSALGVNPMESILGVAHWGSQHVAAAVSGSG, encoded by the coding sequence ATGACGGGACGCATCTGGACGGGAGACGAGCTGACCGAGGACTCGACGCTCACGTGTGATGTCTGCGTGGTGGGCAGCGGCGCGGGCGGCGGGGTGCTGGGGTTGGAGTTGGCCCGGCGCGGGCTGGACGTGGTGATGCTGGAGGAGGGCGGCTACCACACCCGTCGCGACTTCGACCTGAAGGAGGCCAAGGCCTACGCGACGTTCTACCAGGAGGGTGGCAACCGGGCGACGGACGACCTGTCCATCGGCATCTACCAGGGGCGCACCGTGGGCGGCGGCACCGCGGTCAACTGGTGCGCATGCTTCCGTACGCCGCCCGAGATTCTCGAGCACTGGCGCGACGCGCACGGCGTGAAGGGGCTGGACTCCGCCACGCTCGCGCCGCACTGGGATTGGCTGGAGGAGCGGCTGAACATCCGCGACTGGCCCATCGAGCAGGCCAATCGCAACAACCGCATCCTCTGGGACGGGCTGGGTGCGCTCGGATATGGCCGCGGCACGGTGAAGCGCAACGTGCGCGCGTGCGCGTCCCTGGGCGCGTGTGGCCTGGGCTGTCCCACGGACGCCAAGCAGTCCACGCTGGTGACGCTCATCCCGGAGGCGGTGGAGCGGGGCATGCGCCTGTACGCCAACGTCAGCGCGCGGCGGCTGGAGACGAAGGGCGGCCGGGTGACGGCCGTGCACGGGGACATCCTCGACCCGAGGACGAACCGGCCCACGGGCAAGAAGCTCACCGTGAAGGCGAAGGTGACGGCGGTGTGTGGAGGCGCCCTCAACTCGCCGGGCTTGTTGCTGCGCAGCGGGCTCACCGGACGGGGGCGCGTGGGCAAGCGGCTGTTCCTGCATCCGGTGGTCGTGTCCAACGCGCGCTTCCGCGAGCGCGTGGAGGCGTACTCGGGCGCGCCGCTCACCGTGTATTCGCGGCAGTTCATCGACCGGGGGCAGGGGAGGATGGGGTGGCTCCTGGAGGTGCCCCCGCTGTTGCCGCTCTTGAGCGCGGTGGCGCTCAACGGCTTCGGTGCGGGGCATCAGGATTTGATGGCGGGCCTGCCGCATGCGAACGCGCTCATCTCCATCTGTCTGGATGGGGTCCAGCCCGGGGACGAGGGCGGCACCGTGGCCCTGCGCGGCGCGGGCGAGTATTCGCGCTTCAAGGTGGACTATCCCCTCGGGGAGCTCCACTGGGAGGCCTTCCGCGAGGCGCTCAAGGTCGCCGCGCGCATCCAGTTCGCCGCGGGGGCGGAGGTGGTGCTCAGCCCGCACTCGAAGCCGGTGGTGATGCGCAGCGAGCAGGACATCCCGCTGCTGGATGACGCGCCCTACGCTCCGCTCGAGTGCTCGGTCCTCAGCGCCCACCAGATGGGCGGCTGCGCCATGGGGGGCAACCCCGAGACGAGCGTGGTGGACAGCACGCTGCGCTACTGGGACTCCGACAACCTCTTCGTCGTGGATGGCTCGGTCTTCCCCTCCGCGCTGGGCGTCAACCCGATGGAGAGCATCCTCGGCGTCGCGCATTGGGGCAGCCAGCACGTCGCCGCGGCGGTGAGTGGCTCGGGGTGA
- a CDS encoding gluconate 2-dehydrogenase subunit 3 family protein: MSPSPVGPPSLSRRGLLKRGLFGGALLALGGGGLLWTREGLSLPLPPEGLKVLGAREYATLQAMARRAFQPREGWPDADTVRVAFLVDGLLAGLDPVVANEVKAVVGLFDNALAGLLFTGHVTPFSRLGPEAQDAVLESWRTSRLVFRRGGYHALRGLLYAAYYSHPAAMAATGFVAPEGFHVADAPVWRGPADGPFAGSGGGTP, from the coding sequence ATGTCCCCGTCTCCTGTCGGGCCGCCCTCGTTGTCACGTCGAGGGTTGCTCAAGCGAGGGTTGTTCGGAGGCGCGCTGCTCGCGCTGGGAGGCGGCGGCCTGTTGTGGACGCGTGAAGGATTGTCATTGCCCCTTCCTCCCGAGGGCCTGAAGGTGCTCGGTGCGCGCGAGTACGCCACGCTCCAGGCCATGGCCCGCCGGGCCTTCCAGCCGCGCGAGGGCTGGCCGGACGCGGACACGGTGCGCGTGGCCTTCCTGGTGGACGGGCTGCTCGCGGGGTTGGACCCGGTCGTCGCGAACGAGGTGAAGGCGGTGGTGGGCCTCTTCGACAACGCGCTGGCGGGGCTGCTCTTCACCGGACACGTCACCCCGTTCTCGCGGCTGGGGCCCGAGGCGCAGGACGCCGTGCTCGAATCCTGGAGGACGTCGCGGCTGGTGTTCCGCCGCGGGGGCTACCACGCGCTGCGAGGGCTCCTGTACGCCGCCTACTACTCGCATCCGGCCGCCATGGCCGCCACGGGCTTCGTCGCACCGGAGGGCTTTCACGTCGCGGACGCGCCGGTGTGGCGGGGGCCCGCGGATGGTCCCTTCGCGGGCTCGGGAGGTGGCACGCCATGA
- a CDS encoding spermidine synthase, giving the protein MQRFTPRLALLVLAFLSCSSSSPRKELHRGQSPFTLITVTEDREGRRYLQFDESGALQSVVWPGQPKKLELAYTRVSMVALAFVPKPQRVLVVGLGGGAMPMFLRAVLPEAHIDVVDIDPDVVDVARRFFGFREDARLKAHVADGRAFIEAKRPAYDLIFLDAYGPESIPEHLGTVEFLASVRAKLTARGAVVGNVWEYPPNPLFPSMLRTWQAGFTQLYTFEVASAANRIFVGVPYPEKQTRQALETIANKVEKAQGVPFDLSALVVEGYADATTRKELTGQVLRDAPSPAAAPPAPESKPAPPAP; this is encoded by the coding sequence ATGCAGCGGTTCACCCCTCGGCTGGCGCTGCTGGTGCTGGCCTTCCTGTCGTGCTCGTCCTCCAGTCCGCGCAAGGAGCTGCACCGCGGCCAGTCACCCTTCACGCTCATCACCGTGACGGAGGACCGGGAGGGCCGGCGTTATCTCCAGTTCGACGAGTCCGGGGCGCTGCAGAGCGTGGTGTGGCCCGGGCAGCCGAAGAAGCTGGAGCTGGCGTACACGCGCGTGTCGATGGTGGCGCTGGCCTTCGTGCCCAAGCCCCAGCGCGTGCTGGTGGTGGGGCTGGGCGGCGGCGCGATGCCCATGTTCCTGCGCGCGGTGCTGCCCGAGGCGCACATCGACGTGGTGGACATCGACCCGGACGTGGTGGACGTGGCCAGGCGCTTCTTCGGCTTCCGTGAGGACGCGCGCCTGAAGGCCCACGTGGCGGACGGCCGGGCCTTCATCGAGGCGAAGCGCCCCGCGTACGACCTCATCTTCCTGGACGCCTACGGCCCCGAAAGCATCCCCGAGCACCTGGGCACCGTGGAGTTCCTCGCCTCCGTGCGCGCGAAGCTGACGGCGCGCGGCGCGGTGGTGGGCAACGTCTGGGAATACCCGCCGAACCCCCTGTTCCCCTCCATGCTCCGCACCTGGCAGGCGGGCTTCACCCAGCTCTACACCTTCGAGGTGGCCAGCGCCGCCAATCGCATCTTCGTGGGCGTACCCTATCCGGAGAAGCAGACGCGTCAGGCATTGGAGACGATTGCCAACAAGGTCGAGAAGGCGCAGGGCGTCCCCTTTGACCTGAGCGCATTGGTGGTGGAAGGTTACGCCGATGCCACCACGCGCAAGGAATTGACGGGGCAGGTGTTGAGGGACGCACCCTCTCCCGCCGCTGCGCCGCCGGCTCCGGAGTCGAAGCCAGCACCTCCGGCGCCGTGA